A single region of the Pararhodospirillum photometricum DSM 122 genome encodes:
- a CDS encoding thermonuclease family protein translates to MGPLVRRGVIGIALIFAALAVTPGIKPNLSGPARVIDGNTIVVAGQTLRLYGLDAPDLGQTCRSKENRDWPCGRAAAAALRQYIGEWPVGCLTRTRDAADRLISTCRVGGTDLNAWLVEQGWALACKGCFGGFPLEQGRARLARRGLWSGRFEAPEDWRWTH, encoded by the coding sequence ATGGGCCCGCTGGTGCGGCGCGGCGTGATCGGCATCGCCCTGATCTTCGCGGCGTTGGCCGTCACCCCGGGGATCAAGCCCAATCTGTCCGGTCCGGCCCGGGTGATCGACGGCAACACCATCGTTGTCGCCGGCCAGACTCTGCGGCTTTACGGCCTCGATGCTCCCGACCTCGGCCAGACCTGCCGGAGCAAGGAAAACCGCGACTGGCCGTGCGGTCGCGCCGCCGCCGCCGCGTTGCGCCAGTACATCGGCGAGTGGCCCGTCGGCTGCCTGACCCGCACTCGGGATGCGGCGGATCGGCTGATCTCGACCTGCCGGGTCGGCGGCACTGATCTCAACGCTTGGCTGGTCGAGCAGGGCTGGGCGTTGGCCTGCAAGGGCTGCTTCGGCGGCTTTCCCCTCGAGCAGGGTCGGGCTCGTCTCGCCCGCCGGGGACTCTGGTCCGGCAGGTTCGAGGCGCCTGAAGACTGGCGGTGGACGCACTGA
- a CDS encoding ArdC family protein: MASDRNSLYAEITNRIIAELEAGRLPWVQPWGRADGPGDLGLPRNAATGRRYSGINVLILWGAVFRHGFSGQGWLTFRQALALGGAVRKGEHGTTVVYADRFVPDEARRRARETGEDAQSIPFLKRFTVFNTDQCDGLPEALVTVPPPIPDGLILPRAEELIRASGATLRLGGDKAFYSPGLDYIQVPRPEAYFEPINWHRTALHELGHWTGHPSRLNRNLSGSYGSKLYGQEELVAEMTSAFTCASLGIVPTVRHADYIGSWLEVLRDDDRAIIRAASAASKAADYLLGFLPETEGDHGQEAA; this comes from the coding sequence ATGGCGTCTGATCGGAACAGCCTCTATGCCGAGATCACCAACCGGATCATCGCCGAGCTCGAAGCCGGTCGGCTGCCCTGGGTCCAGCCCTGGGGTCGCGCCGACGGCCCAGGCGATCTCGGCCTGCCCCGCAATGCCGCGACCGGCCGGCGCTATTCGGGGATCAACGTGCTGATTCTGTGGGGGGCGGTGTTCCGCCACGGCTTCTCCGGCCAGGGCTGGCTGACCTTCCGTCAGGCACTGGCCCTCGGTGGCGCGGTGCGCAAGGGCGAGCACGGCACCACCGTGGTCTATGCCGATCGCTTCGTTCCCGACGAGGCGCGCCGCCGGGCTCGTGAAACCGGCGAGGACGCCCAGTCGATCCCGTTTCTCAAGCGCTTCACCGTCTTCAACACCGATCAGTGCGATGGATTGCCAGAGGCCTTGGTGACCGTCCCACCGCCGATCCCAGACGGACTGATCCTGCCCCGGGCTGAGGAACTGATCCGGGCCAGCGGCGCCACACTGCGTCTCGGCGGCGACAAGGCCTTCTACAGTCCGGGGCTCGATTACATCCAGGTGCCCCGGCCCGAGGCCTATTTCGAGCCGATCAACTGGCACCGCACCGCGTTGCACGAGCTCGGCCACTGGACCGGGCATCCCTCCCGGCTCAACCGCAATCTGTCCGGCTCCTATGGTTCCAAGCTGTATGGCCAGGAGGAACTGGTGGCGGAAATGACCAGCGCCTTCACCTGCGCCAGCCTCGGCATCGTCCCCACCGTCCGCCATGCCGATTACATCGGCTCCTGGCTCGAGGTGCTGCGCGACGACGACCGGGCGATCATCCGCGCCGCCAGCGCCGCCTCGAAAGCTGCCGATTATCTGCTCGGTTTCCTGCCGGAGACCGAGGGCGACCATGGTCAGGAGGCGGCGTGA
- a CDS encoding ParB/RepB/Spo0J family partition protein — translation MANLARITLSTSRDIPFNKLVLSQANVRRIKAGVSIEQLAEDIARRTLLQSLTVRPILDGDGTETGLYDVPVGGRCYRALELLVKKKRLARTALVPCVIRTDGLAAEDSLAENVQRAPLHPLDQFRAFQTLREAGLGDEDIAARFFITLVVVKQRLRLVAVSPKLLDLYAEDQITLDQVMVFSVTTDHARQEQVWDSLVRTYNREPYYIRKLLTEGAVRAADKRARFVGIEAYEAAGGVVQHDLFQNDDGGWLQDPALLDRLVVEKLAAEAERVRAEGWKWIEVAPEFPYGHANKLRPLNGDPLPLTEAEQADLDSLQAEYSRLVETYAGADEVPDEVDLRLSEIGTALAAFENWPLSFDPAEIVRAGVFVSIDGDGNSRVDRGYVRPEDEPVAEPVPDAEGSVSVQAGTIPLAVGATSVTADPSEEEDGLKPLPDRLITELTAHRTLALRDALGRAPDVAFQAVLHMLFLQAFYRSGADSSLEITGHSAAFTVQSPGLADTASAKAIDARHQNWLGQLPADLADLWDTLTGFDGDSQGALFAHCAALTVNAVREPLTRRGRPSTMPTVSPGRWNSTWRRWAGCLPSTPISSGSPKPGSLTRCARPRARRPPS, via the coding sequence ATGGCAAACCTTGCGAGAATCACCCTCAGCACGTCCCGGGACATTCCCTTCAACAAGCTGGTGCTGTCCCAGGCCAACGTCCGCCGGATCAAGGCAGGCGTTTCGATCGAGCAGTTGGCGGAAGACATCGCCCGCCGCACCCTGCTGCAGAGCCTGACCGTCCGGCCGATCCTTGACGGCGACGGCACCGAGACCGGCCTCTATGATGTGCCGGTCGGCGGCCGCTGCTACCGCGCCCTCGAACTGCTGGTGAAGAAGAAGCGGCTGGCCCGCACCGCCCTGGTGCCCTGCGTCATCCGCACCGACGGTCTGGCGGCGGAGGATTCCCTGGCCGAGAACGTCCAGCGCGCCCCGCTCCATCCGCTCGACCAGTTTCGCGCCTTCCAGACCCTGCGCGAGGCCGGCCTCGGCGACGAGGACATTGCCGCCCGCTTCTTCATCACCCTGGTGGTGGTGAAGCAGCGTCTGCGGCTGGTCGCGGTGTCGCCCAAGCTGCTCGACCTCTATGCCGAGGATCAGATCACCCTCGACCAAGTGATGGTGTTTTCCGTCACCACCGACCACGCCCGCCAGGAGCAGGTGTGGGACAGTCTGGTCCGCACCTATAACCGCGAGCCCTATTATATCCGCAAGCTGCTGACCGAGGGGGCGGTGCGGGCCGCCGACAAGCGGGCCCGGTTCGTCGGCATCGAGGCCTACGAGGCCGCCGGTGGGGTGGTGCAGCACGATCTGTTCCAGAACGACGATGGCGGCTGGCTGCAGGACCCGGCCCTGCTCGACCGGCTGGTGGTGGAGAAACTCGCCGCCGAAGCCGAAAGGGTGCGGGCGGAAGGGTGGAAATGGATCGAGGTTGCCCCGGAATTCCCCTACGGCCATGCCAACAAGCTGCGTCCCCTCAATGGCGATCCGCTCCCCCTGACCGAGGCGGAACAGGCCGATCTTGATTCCCTTCAGGCGGAATACAGCCGTCTGGTCGAAACCTATGCCGGGGCCGACGAGGTGCCCGACGAGGTCGATCTGCGCTTGAGTGAGATCGGCACCGCCCTGGCGGCGTTCGAGAACTGGCCGCTGTCGTTCGATCCGGCCGAGATCGTTCGGGCCGGGGTGTTCGTCAGCATCGACGGCGACGGCAATTCGCGGGTCGATCGCGGCTATGTCCGGCCCGAGGACGAGCCGGTGGCCGAGCCCGTGCCCGATGCCGAGGGAAGCGTTTCGGTCCAGGCCGGTACGATTCCTTTGGCGGTCGGCGCTACGAGCGTGACCGCCGATCCGTCCGAGGAAGAAGACGGCCTCAAGCCGCTGCCGGATCGTCTGATCACCGAACTGACTGCGCATCGGACCCTGGCGTTGCGCGACGCCCTCGGCCGTGCCCCGGATGTCGCTTTCCAGGCGGTTCTGCATATGCTGTTCCTGCAGGCCTTCTATCGCAGCGGCGCCGATTCCTCACTCGAAATCACCGGCCACAGTGCCGCCTTCACCGTCCAGTCGCCCGGTCTGGCCGATACCGCCTCGGCCAAGGCGATCGACGCCCGCCACCAGAATTGGCTCGGGCAGTTGCCGGCCGATCTCGCCGATCTGTGGGACACGCTGACCGGGTTCGACGGTGACAGCCAGGGGGCGTTGTTCGCTCATTGCGCCGCGCTGACCGTCAACGCGGTGCGCGAGCCGTTGACCCGGCGTGGTCGTCCCTCGACCATGCCGACCGTCTCGCCCGGGCGGTGGAACTCGACATGGCGGCGGTGGGCTGGGTGCCTACCGTCGACACCTATCTCGTCCGGGTCACCAAAGCCCGGATCCTTGACGCGGTGCGCGAGGCCAAGGGCGCGGAGACCGCCCAGTTGA